In the genome of Methanothrix sp., one region contains:
- a CDS encoding nascent polypeptide-associated complex protein: MFPGLGGRGMNPKKMKGMLKSMGINIDEIEGVEEVVIRTSDREIVIRNASVAVMEAQGNRSYQISGDVTEHPRVSPSDIELVVSQTGASPEEARAALMECGGDLAEAIIKLSSKTS; this comes from the coding sequence ATGTTTCCAGGACTTGGCGGACGGGGGATGAACCCGAAGAAGATGAAGGGCATGCTGAAGAGCATGGGCATAAACATCGACGAGATAGAGGGTGTGGAGGAGGTTGTCATACGAACCTCGGACAGGGAGATAGTAATAAGGAATGCATCAGTGGCCGTAATGGAGGCACAGGGCAACAGAAGCTACCAGATATCTGGAGATGTCACAGAGCATCCAAGAGTTTCGCCATCCGACATCGAGCTGGTTGTCTCCCAGACAGGAGCGAGCCCTGAGGAGGCCAGAGCCGCGCTGATGGAGTGCGGAGGTGATCTTGCTGAGGCGATAATAAAGCTTAGCTCAAAGACATCATAA
- a CDS encoding amino acid-binding protein has translation MWQQILGKFRRYPAQEKVVRLILSRGFQINERGRVASGSIEIPHAQIAKELDVDRRVVDTTAMAIREDPDLWKIFKNVRSVPFLADVAPVLGLGVIEITPVDARQTGLLGNVAIAVAKHGLSIRQAVSDDPFFVEDPKLTIITEGKIPGELVTLLKEIEGVKKVTVE, from the coding sequence ATGTGGCAGCAGATCCTGGGCAAGTTCAGGCGCTATCCTGCTCAAGAGAAGGTCGTTCGGCTGATACTGTCGAGGGGCTTCCAGATAAACGAGCGCGGCAGGGTCGCTTCCGGGTCAATAGAAATTCCACACGCCCAGATAGCCAAAGAGCTAGATGTTGATAGAAGAGTGGTCGACACAACAGCGATGGCCATTCGCGAGGATCCGGACCTCTGGAAGATATTCAAAAATGTGAGATCCGTGCCTTTTCTGGCGGATGTCGCGCCTGTGCTCGGGCTTGGTGTGATCGAGATCACGCCTGTCGATGCGAGACAGACCGGCCTTCTGGGGAACGTCGCCATAGCTGTGGCAAAGCATGGATTGAGCATACGCCAGGCAGTATCTGACGATCCCTTCTTCGTGGAGGACCCTAAGCTCACAATCATCACAGAGGGCAAGATTCCTGGGGAACTCGTTACGCTTCTGAAGGAGATAGAAGGGGTCAAGAAGGTCACAGTGGAGTGA
- a CDS encoding AAA family ATPase — MRSIQKTGVKGLSGKTERNRITGARFLLLRPAGYPLKSTFQESPVVSDPVLFERYAKEQWYGELVRAGGYLFDRRLYPDFAFKVVKVYPREAVIGADTTIVVEKRIEPTAVVEPASFDDVVGQLDAKRKVKVIKRYLEEPERFGSWAPRNILFYGASGTGKTMIARALATEANVPMLPVKSTSLIGEFVGEGARQIHNLYDRAEQLAPCIIFIDEIDAIALDRRYQDLRGDVSEIVNALLTEMDGISSRRGVCTIAATNKIELLDSSIRSRFEEEIEFRLPSYEERLEILRRNACRMPLEVRGDLAEIAKLTEGFSGRDLVDKILKVALHQAIIEDSRFVERRHLMDALQRVKRDVKEPPGEMFI, encoded by the coding sequence GTGCGATCCATCCAGAAGACCGGCGTAAAGGGCTTGAGCGGAAAGACTGAGAGAAACCGTATCACCGGCGCGAGGTTTTTGCTTCTCAGACCTGCTGGATACCCCCTCAAGAGCACGTTTCAGGAGTCCCCTGTCGTATCGGATCCTGTGCTCTTCGAGCGGTACGCTAAGGAGCAGTGGTACGGCGAGCTCGTCAGAGCCGGGGGATACCTTTTCGACAGGCGTCTCTATCCAGACTTCGCGTTCAAGGTCGTGAAGGTGTACCCCAGAGAGGCAGTGATTGGAGCAGATACAACGATAGTTGTGGAGAAAAGGATAGAGCCCACAGCTGTCGTGGAGCCTGCCTCCTTCGATGATGTTGTTGGCCAGCTCGATGCGAAGAGAAAGGTTAAGGTGATAAAAAGGTATCTGGAGGAGCCTGAGAGGTTTGGTAGCTGGGCTCCCCGCAACATACTCTTCTACGGAGCATCAGGTACAGGCAAAACCATGATAGCCAGAGCTCTTGCCACAGAGGCAAATGTTCCCATGCTGCCAGTGAAATCAACATCACTGATCGGGGAATTCGTGGGTGAGGGGGCTAGACAGATCCACAACCTCTATGATCGGGCTGAGCAGCTCGCACCATGCATAATATTCATAGATGAGATTGATGCCATAGCGCTGGACAGGCGCTACCAGGATCTCAGGGGCGATGTGTCAGAGATAGTGAACGCCCTGCTTACAGAGATGGATGGCATTTCATCCAGACGCGGCGTCTGCACGATAGCTGCGACAAACAAGATCGAGCTCCTCGATTCGTCCATAAGATCGAGGTTCGAGGAGGAGATAGAGTTCAGGCTGCCCTCCTATGAGGAGAGGCTTGAGATCCTCAGGAGGAATGCCTGCAGGATGCCACTGGAGGTCAGGGGGGACCTCGCAGAGATCGCTAAGCTGACAGAGGGCTTCTCCGGCAGGGACCTAGTTGACAAGATCCTGAAGGTGGCACTCCATCAGGCCATCATCGAGGACTCCAGATTCGTCGAGCGGCGTCATCTGATGGATGCGCTCCAGCGCGTCAAGCGCGATGTTAAAGAGCCTCCGGGGGAGATGTTCATCTGA